In the candidate division KSB1 bacterium genome, GACGGCCCTATTTTGCAAGGCATCGACATCGATCGAAAAAGCGGCCGCTTTGCAGCAATTGGTCACTCATTCAATCATCCCAACGAAGTCTACACAGGAAAATTGAATAGCAGCAAATTGGCTCGTCTCACCCATCACAACTCCGAGCTAGAATCGATTCGGTTTGCGCGGCAGGAAGTGATCGAATGGAAAGGTCCTGACGATTGGACAATCGAGGGGGTTCTAACTTATCCACTCGATTACAAGGAAGGTCAACGCTATCCGCTCGTGCTGCAAATTCACGGCGGGCCGGAAGGCGTCAGCTTGAATGGTTGGACGACACGGGCCAGCTATCCTGTGCAACTTTTAGCTGACCAGGGGTTTCTAGTTCTTCAGCCGAACTATCGCGGCAGCGGTGGACGCGGCGTTGCCTTCAGCAAAGGCGATCATGACGACCTTGGCGGTAAAGAATTCGACGACGTTCTTGCCGGAGTCGATGCCCTTATCCAGCGCGGTTTGGCCGACGGTGAAAGGGTGGGCACGGGCGGCTGGTCCTACGGTGGCTATTTTTCAGCGTGGGCCGCAACCCGCCACAGCGAACGTTTCAAGGCTTCTGTGGTTTCTGCGGGTCTAACCAACTGGATCTCTTTTGCCGGCACCACAGATATTCCCCATGAAATGTCCCTCGTACACTGGAATTCTTATTGGATGGATCAACGGGATTTGCACTGGGAGCGGTCCCCGGTTTATCATATCAATAAAGCGAAGACACCCACACTCATCGCGCACGGTTTGTCGGATGTTCGCGTTCATCCGGAGCAAAGCATTCAGTTGTACACTGCGCTGAAACTGAAAAAAGTGCCAACACAATTGGTTCTTTACCCCCGCCAGCCACATGGTCTGGTCGAACGCGCACACCAATTGGATTATATTAAGCGGGTAATAGAGTGGTTTAATAAATATTTGAAAATGGGCGGCACAAATTAAAGTACTTTCGAGATATATTTTTAGCCACGGAAAACAAGCGGCTGAAGGCGGTTTGGCTGTGCAGATTCCTGTAGTGGCCGCTTCGAAGTAGCAGAACTCGCCAGAGTTCTGGCTGAATTCCCGGAAAAGCTTAACCCGAAGTGTGGCCACTCCGGCTAAGAGTTATGAATGGGTTGATTTTCAGGAAAATAAACTTATGAACATCTTTTTCTCTTCACTACGACCCCGCCTTTTATACTTTACGATCTTTTTTCTTTTTTCCGCCGGCAACGGCATAAGCCAGGAGACACAGCAGGCAAATACAAAAAATGACAGTCTGATGGCGGTCGCCAGGGAAATAATGAAAGCAGCTCGCTATTGTGCGCTCATCACTGTTGACGAATCCGGGCAACCCTATGCAAGAACCATGGATCCGTTCTGGCCGGATGACGATATGGTCATCTGGTTTGGCACCAATCCAAACAGCCGTAAAGTGAAACATATTCTTCATGACTCAAGAGTTGTGCTATATTATTTTGATTCAGAAGCGTCCGGTTATGTCAGTATTACCGGGATCGCACGGCTTGTTAATGATGCGAAAGAAAAAGCTCTCCGATGGAAAAAAGAATGGCAAGCTTTCTACCCGGATCGAGACCGCAGTTATCTGCTTATTGCCGTCGAACCAAAGAAGCTTGAAGTTGTCAGTGAAAAACACAATATTACCGGTGATTTAAAGACCTGGACACCGCCTGCCATTAAGTTCAAATCTGCTGATTCAAAATCAGAGCAGAAGTAAAATAGGTTTGAGTGCATCTAGACGAATGACTTTTCATGACCCTTGACACCAACAAAGATTTCGAAGATCAGAAGTTCCATAATTTAAAAAACGCACAAGCGGATCTCAGATCAAAAACTTTTTCTCAGTGCACATTTGTAAATTGCGATTTCACCGAGAGCAACTTTACGGACAGTAAATTCACTGAGTGCGAATTTAATCAGAGCAATTTAAGCCTCGCTACGTTAGACGGCTGCAAATTGCAGGATGTTCGATTTTCGGAATCTAAGTTAGTCGGGGTCGATTTTACCAGATGTAATACGTTCTTATTTGAGATTAATTTTCACGGATGCGTGCTATCCGGCTGCAATTTTTCGAGCTTGAAATTGCCCGGCACATCATTTAAAGAATGCACGGTCAAGGAATGTGATTTTGTCGATGCCGATCTGACCGGGTCGAACTTTTTCAAATCAAATTTGAAAGGCAGCCTTTTCCACCATACCAATCTATCCGAAGTAAATTTAGTCGATGCCAGGGACTTTTCAATTAACCCGGAAACCAACAAACTGGAAAAAGCTAAGGTTTCGATTACCGAAGCGGTTGTCCTGATGGAATATTTGGGTCTTATCATTGAATAAGTAGCTATTCGTTTTATAATGTTTAGTAGCCATAGAGTACTGCAACCCCTCCTTCTAAGCTCAATTTGTGTATTCATTACAGGTCTTCAGGTAAGGATTTATTTTGCTCATTCGCCAGGGAGAGCCGCCAGCAGACGTATGTCGAAAAGATTCTGAAGCGGATGGAAGTTTCCGTGAAGGAGCGGACTTGACAAGCTGGGGGTATTGAGTAACTCGAAGACAAGCCCGAAACCCTAAAAGAGAGGAAACCATGAGTATTTCAAGGCGCGACTTTGTCAAACAGATTGGCTTTGGGATGGCCGCTGCCGGCCTGGCGGCACATAATCTTGCTTGTGCCGCGAACAGCGGCGGGGGCTCGGAGAAGCTGCTTGCCGCTAATCCGAAACATCCTGAGCCGGCACCTTTGGGATATGACCGTCTACCCCTAGAGTGGTACAAGAGTAATGTGGCCCGGTTAAAGGAGAGGGTCTCAGAGCAAGGTGTTGACGTAATTTTGTTGGAGAGTGACCACAACAAGGTCTATTTTACCGGCTGCTTTCGCGGCAGCGGAGAGCGCACGACATGGTCAATGTTTCCCGTTGCTGAAACAGACACGGTTTATTGGTTTTCACCCGGTATTGACCGGGATTTGATTAGTTCGTGGTGGTGCACGGAAAACGAGTACTATTTTTGTTATCCGCATGCCGAAGGTGGCTTCCCCAATCGCGGCGAGGTGCGGCAGGGGAAGCGAGTCGATCTGCACGAATGGGTATTCGAAAATCTGAAGAAGCGGGGCTACGGCAACAAGACCATCGGTACGGATATGCTCATGCATCCCGGCCTGACCAGGAAGATCCAGAAAATTCTCCCGGATGCGAAGTGGGTGGACATCTCCGACAGTTGTTTGCAGATGCGCATCAGAAAGACACCTGAGGAGATAGCTTTGACCCAACGGGCCTACAACTATTTCAGCAAAGTGCACGCCTTTGCGCGTGACTATATACTCGAACGCGGCACCGACGCAACTGACTTCGAGATCGGCCAGGCTCTGCAGGCCTATGGCATCAACTTGATGATGCAGGATGTGAAACGGGACGGTAAACCGCACACTGCCGTTGGTATGGAGGTGACGTCACACTATGTCCGGGCAGGCGTCTCCACCGCCTATCCCCACCCGAATCAGTTCTTCTATAATAAGGTCAGAAAGGGCGAGCCGCTCTATGTCAACACAGATATCAAGCTGGGCGGATATGGCGGCGAGGGGTATCGTAACTACTTGATTGCACCCTGGACTCCCGTGCAGGAAAAGATGTGGCAGGTGGTGGCCGAGAGTGTTCAAATCCAGGTCGAGGAATCCAGGCCCGGTGTTCGCTGCTCGGATGTGGCCTATAAGATCCACCAGCACCAGGTCAAAAACGGC is a window encoding:
- a CDS encoding aminopeptidase P family protein, whose translation is MSISRRDFVKQIGFGMAAAGLAAHNLACAANSGGGSEKLLAANPKHPEPAPLGYDRLPLEWYKSNVARLKERVSEQGVDVILLESDHNKVYFTGCFRGSGERTTWSMFPVAETDTVYWFSPGIDRDLISSWWCTENEYYFCYPHAEGGFPNRGEVRQGKRVDLHEWVFENLKKRGYGNKTIGTDMLMHPGLTRKIQKILPDAKWVDISDSCLQMRIRKTPEEIALTQRAYNYFSKVHAFARDYILERGTDATDFEIGQALQAYGINLMMQDVKRDGKPHTAVGMEVTSHYVRAGVSTAYPHPNQFFYNKVRKGEPLYVNTDIKLGGYGGEGYRNYLIAPWTPVQEKMWQVVAESVQIQVEESRPGVRCSDVAYKIHQHQVKNGMQDYIYHRPAHGSGQNFQGHQPPYIALGDYTVLEEGMTFSVEPGLYDSQNGIGINPSDNLLVTQDGGLLMSSVPFSREWSFLTL
- a CDS encoding pyridoxamine 5'-phosphate oxidase family protein; translated protein: MAVAREIMKAARYCALITVDESGQPYARTMDPFWPDDDMVIWFGTNPNSRKVKHILHDSRVVLYYFDSEASGYVSITGIARLVNDAKEKALRWKKEWQAFYPDRDRSYLLIAVEPKKLEVVSEKHNITGDLKTWTPPAIKFKSADSKSEQK
- a CDS encoding pentapeptide repeat-containing protein, with the translated sequence MTLDTNKDFEDQKFHNLKNAQADLRSKTFSQCTFVNCDFTESNFTDSKFTECEFNQSNLSLATLDGCKLQDVRFSESKLVGVDFTRCNTFLFEINFHGCVLSGCNFSSLKLPGTSFKECTVKECDFVDADLTGSNFFKSNLKGSLFHHTNLSEVNLVDARDFSINPETNKLEKAKVSITEAVVLMEYLGLIIE